From the genome of Glycine max cultivar Williams 82 chromosome 2, Glycine_max_v4.0, whole genome shotgun sequence, one region includes:
- the LOC100804997 gene encoding protein VAPYRIN-LIKE, translated as MDRLVKADTKEVEMIFLKGQKCSSSFKLTNLMHTMSVAVSLTTTNSSLFSINKPFSTIPPLSTASYKLQLSQPSDQPPLSDPPDAITVRATMLPTGKATAADLRRFFSKPGPHVFRDAVLTVSLVGPHVAEFLISQTPQSRNLFAKSISACTKPQLMRLLKPAVECGSTDAVADLLNAGADATATTESLMPLAIRVGNLHAVKLLEASGCKIDGSSLHEAAAMDRIDAMEFLLARYDGELDVDAVDSEGRTAIHVAAREGHARVIQFCVAMGGNPNRVDSKGWTPLHYAAWKGHVKAAECLLECSNVKCARDREGRTAFSVAAESEHEQSHARTRLVDLLGWGDALLRAVRVDDVHGVKKCLGEGVSVNGRDQNGWTPLHWAAFKGRIKSLKVLLEHGAEVETVDDAGYTPLHCAAQAGHLQVALYLIAHGASQPNLKSFPHLAHPFQNHSFTLI; from the coding sequence ATGGACAGGTTAGTGAAAGCAGACACAAAGGAAGTGGAGATGATTTTTCTGAAGGGCCAAAAGTGCAGCTCCTCCTTCAAGCTCACCAACCTCATGCACACCATGTCAGTGGCAGTGTCTTTAACCACCACAAACTCTTCTCTTTTCTCCATCAACAAACCCTTCTCCACAATTCCCCCACTATCTACGGCATCATACAAACTACAACTCTCTCAGCCCTCCGATCAACCCCCTCTCTCCGACCCTCCCGACGCCATCACCGTCCGAGCAACCATGCTCCCCACCGGGAAGGCCACCGCCGCCGACCTCCGCCGCTTCTTCTCCAAACCCGGCCCCCACGTCTTCCGCGACGCCGTCTTAACAGTCTCCCTCGTCGGCCCCCACGTAGCGGAGTTCCTCATCTCCCAAACCCCCCAATCACGCAACCTCTTCGCCAAATCCATATCCGCATGCACGAAACCGCAGCTCATGAGGCTGCTCAAACCCGCCGTCGAATGCGGAAGCACCGACGCTGTCGCGGATTTACTCAACGCTGGCGCAGACGCGACCGCAACCACGGAATCTCTCATGCCGCTCGCAATTAGGGTTGGGAACCTCCACGCGGTGAAGCTTCTGGAAGCCTCAGGTTGCAAAATCGACGGATCGTCTCTGCACGAGGCCGCGGCGATGGACCGAATCGACGCGATGGAGTTTCTGTTGGCGCGCTACGACGGCGAGCTGGACGTGGATGCGGTGGACTCCGAGGGGAGGACGGCGATCCACGTGGCGGCGAGGGAGGGGCACGCGAGGGTTATCCAGTTCTGCGTCGCGATGGGAGGAAACCCTAATCGAGTGGATTCGAAGGGGTGGACCCCACTCCACTACGCGGCGTGGAAAGGGCACGTGAAGGCCGCAGAGTGTTTGTTGGAATGCTCCAACGTGAAGTGCGCGAGGGACAGGGAGGGGAGAACGGCGTTTTCTGTTGCAGCGGAGAGTGAGCACGAACAATCTCACGCGCGCACGCGCCTGGTCGATTTGCTGGGTTGGGGCGATGCGCTGCTGCGTGCGGTGAGAGTTGACGATGTTCACGGAGTGAAGAAATGTTTGGGGGAAGGGGTTAGTGTGAACGGGAGGGACCAGAACGGGTGGACCCCATTGCATTGGGCAGCGTTCAAGGGTCGAATAAAGAGCCTGAAGGTGTTGCTTGAACACGGCGCCGAGGTTGAAACCGTTGATGATGCTGGCTACACTCCGTTGCATTGTGCTGCCCAGGCTGGCCATTTGCAAGTTGCCCTCTACTTGATCGCTCATGGTGCCTCTCAACCCAATCTCAAGTCCTTTCCACATCTTGCTCACCCTTTTCAAAATCATAGTTTCACACTAATTTGA